In Bradysia coprophila strain Holo2 unplaced genomic scaffold, BU_Bcop_v1 contig_24, whole genome shotgun sequence, one genomic interval encodes:
- the LOC119077865 gene encoding kelch-like protein diablo — MEKNHFACNSYTDIIVSIKMNSNGIAKSGKLMHAKRFAGALLNNLNKQRGDSMLCDVDFVIGPHQKKISAHRCIMSAASPYFTAMFASNFNEAKQREVIIQDVNADDFELLVEFCYSATIHITNENAKRILQAAHCFQFAEVISACCQYLKGVMNPSTSLGIANLAEYLDLKDLYQSAIEFTHENFAAVSKYEEFALLDVQMLSNLLNRNDLVVRAEEDVFRAMLTWIRYDTDEREKFTGDLLKMIRLTHLNVASTIDDLKILSPTVESKNLLIDALIGQLVPQRRREIESHGVSTKSRKYTDESKVIAIGNRNFLTEKTAIEVYNPGDKKWTVVRTFDKRLNFAATIMNNKLVIAGGQRANGEVLNSVLMYDLKTFELAKLPPMNEKRYSFEVCFLDGYLYAVGGWSTKTVERFCFNENVWRFIAPLVPQRRCFSALVYNNRLYVVGGKTGENGPSLNRVDYFDPAKNKWISGTPMAFDRIRPTLSESNGFLYVYSANYLERYDPSVNSWMIHSIPMFSRRYHNRFLLNTNLILIGQNDEVEVDENSIEVEEFEEIEDEEDDETVEEDVPIERIVENFVNRNNEVNVPPQPVERIVNQQPDIQPRAQPNHDEFDEKFIKRYCLETGTITQLPLMNVIRKIEFFIQFPNEI; from the exons ATGGAGAAAAACCATTTTGCTTGCAACAGTTACACGGACATcattgtttcaataaaaatgaattcgaaCGGCATTGCgaaaagtggaaaattgaTGCACGCAAAACGATTTGCCGGTGCTCTACtcaacaatttaaacaaacagAGAGGCGATTCCATGTTATGTGATGTAGACTTTGTTATCGGCCCGCAtcagaaaaa AATCTCAGCTCATCGCTGCATAATGTCAGCAGCAAGTCCGTACTTCACGGCAATGTTTGCCAGTAACTTCAATGAAGCAAAGCAACGTGAAGTGATCATTCAAGACGTAAATGCTGATGACTTTGAACTGCTTGTGGAATTTTGTTACTCGGCTACGATCCACATAACcaatgaaaatgcaaaaagGATATTACAAGCGGCACATTGTTTTCAGTTTGCTGAAGTGATCAGCGCTTGTTGTCAGTATTTGAAAGGTGTAATGAATCCGTCGACCAGTTTGGGCATTGCTAATCTGGCTGAATATTTGGACTTGAAAGATCTGTATCAGTCAGCTATCGAGTTTACACATGAAAACTTTGCAGCTGTATCAAAGTACGAAGAATTTGCGTTGTTAGATGTGCAAATGTTGTCGAATTTACTGAATAGAAATGATTTGGTCGTTCGTGCTGAAGAGGATGTCTTTCGAGCGATGTTAACGTGGATTCGATATGACACAGATGAACGAGAAAAATTTACCGgagatttgttgaaaatgattCGCTTGACTCATTTAAACGTTGCG TCCACGATTGACGATCTCAAAATTCTGTCGCCAACGGTGGAAAGTAAGAATTTACTGATTGATGCGTTAATCGGTCAATTGGTTCCGCAAAGGCGACGTGAAATCGAGAGCCATGGAGTATCAACTAAGTCACGGAAATATACGGACGAGTCGAAGGTAATTGCTAttggaaatagaaattttttaacgGAAAAGACTGCAATCGAAGTCTACAATCCGGGCGACAAAAAATGGACGGTCGTGAGAACGTTTGACAAAAGATTGAACTTTGCCGCCACTATCATGAACAACAAATTAGTCATTGCAGGTGGTCAAAGAGCTAATGGAGAGGTTCTAAATTCT GTTCTGATGTATGACTTGAAAACGTTCGAGCTAGCAAAACTACCACCGATGAACGAAAAACGATACTCGTTCGAAGTGTGTTTTCTGGATGGTTATCTTTACGCAGTGGGCGGCTGGTCAACAAAAACCGTTGAAAG ATTCTGTTTCAACGAAAATGTATGGCGGTTCATAGCTCCACTTGTACCGCAAAGACGATGCTTTTCTGCATTAGTGTACAACAACCGATTATATGTTGTTGGAGGAAAAACAGGGGAAAATGGTCCTTCACTGAATCGAGTTGATTATTTTGACCCGGCAAAGAATAAATGGATATCAGGAACACCGATGGCATTCGATCGTATCCGTCCAACTCTATCCGAGAGTAACGGATTTTTATACGTTTACAGTGCAAATTACTTGGAACGTTACGATCCTTCGGTGAATTCATGGATG atCCACTCCATTCCGATGTTTTCACGCCGTTATCACAACCGATTTCTATtgaatacaaatttaattttgattggaCAAAATGATGAGGTCGAAGTGGACGAAAATAGCATTGAAGTGGAAGAGTTTGAAGAAATCGAAGACGAGGAGGACGACGAAACGGTCGAAGAAGATGTGCCCATCGAAAGAATTGTCGAGAATTTCGTTAATCGAAACAATGAAGTTAACGTACCGCCACAACCGGTCGAAAGAATCGTAAATCAGCAGCCAGATATCCAACCTCGCGCTCAACCGAATCATGACGAATTCGATGAAAAGTTCATTAAAAGGTA